A portion of the Cryptomeria japonica chromosome 5, Sugi_1.0, whole genome shotgun sequence genome contains these proteins:
- the LOC131875880 gene encoding uncharacterized protein LOC131875880, which produces MDGGGQWVALRWWAGGSLVVGRLCLGGGRAGSQFLAVQQAAGGGWSGFCGGGGKGWARSKVLVGRKCSGWAVAREPRRPRFVLAVRRRPQGWWWSLGRWWPQGGADGVLGAEQSGGGHKGGAGRRELPTGARPTGAEGPAGAESRGRRGAGGRTDRSSRHTAPRLSA; this is translated from the exons ATGGACggaggtggccagtgggtggcactCCGATGGTGGGCTGGTGGCTCCTTGGTGGTAGGGCGGCTGTGTCTGGGCGGCGGCCGAGCTGGGTCGCAGTTTCTGGCAGTGCAGCAAGCGGCGGGAGGTGGCTGGAGCGGTTTCTG CGGCGGCGGCGGCAAGGGCTGGGCGAGGAGCAAGGTGCTGGTAGGGAGGAAGTGCAGTGGCTGGGCAGTGGCTAGGGAGCCACGGCGGCCAAGGTTTGTACTAGCTGTGCGGAGGAGGCCGCAAGGGTGGTGGTGGTCGTTGGGACGGTGGTGGCCGCAAGGAGGTGCCGATGGGGTTCTTGGGGCCGAGCAGAGTGGAGGAGGCCACAAGGGTGGCGCTGGCCGCAGGGAGCTACCAACGGGGGCCAGGCCGACAGGAGCTGAAGGGCCGGCGGGGGCCGAAAGCCGAGGCCGACGAGGGGCAGGGGGCCGAACTGACAGGTCTAGTCGCCATACGGCGCCTAGACTGTCAGCCTAG
- the LOC131043968 gene encoding 36.4 kDa proline-rich protein, with translation MTKGAIMVVMGIICLVLSMGPVVEAWHSPPPPSSSSSPSPPPPPGTSSSGNSSYCALNALQLGLCVDLLGGLVNITIGDPVVNTCCPVLGGVLALEAALCLCTIIRVKLLNLNIILPIALELFVQCGLTPPPGFTCPPLT, from the coding sequence ATGACGAAGGGTGCTATAATGGTGGTAATGGGTATTATTTGTTTGGTGCTGAGCATGGGTCctgtagtggaagcatggcatTCCCCTCCAcctccttcatcttcatcttctccttctcCTCCCCCGCCGCCAGGTACATCAAGCAGTGGGAATTCATCCTACTGTGCGCTAAATGCACTGCAATTAGGATTGTGTGTGGATTTGCTGGGTGGCCTTGTAAATATTACCATTGGGGATCCTGTTGTGAACACGTGCTGCCCTGTTCTGGGAGGCGTTTTGGCATTGGAAGCAGCCCTGTGCTTGTGTACAATTATTAGGGTTAAGCTTCTGAACCTGAACATCATCCTTCCCATTGCACTGGAGCTCTTTGTTCAGTGTGGCCTCACCCCTCCCCCTGGATTTACTTGCCCACCTCTTACTTAG